A stretch of Stigmatopora argus isolate UIUO_Sarg chromosome 22, RoL_Sarg_1.0, whole genome shotgun sequence DNA encodes these proteins:
- the rapgef6 gene encoding rap guanine nucleotide exchange factor 6 isoform X4, protein MKTSGAMESAFKVALRKPPALRSAEDLHTIYCHLYHMDVLSHLREHQLRSMCTSVRYEKHEANHILFFPDSVASCWYILLSGSVFLKEHMYMARCCFGKQPGGRRGCECITLEPSEMIVVDNGESQGDDGYLRREGSQRRSRRRFRRINPKGERELITDGQEVPSYKLPADLDKMHLTDHPHQRQVTHVPASQSGCSIASDSGSSSLSDIYQATESEQGDVDLSGLPEAPVDSEEEDEEDEELERASDAPPARDLVRECLEKEPADRNDDDVEQLLEFMHQLPAFANMTMSVRRELCGVMVFEVVERAGAVILHDKQELDQWYVILNGAVEMERADGRTETLCMGNSFGISASLEKQYVNGQVRTKGDDCQLVCIAQEDYWRILNHVEKNTHKVEEEGEIVMVKEHRELDRSGTCKGHIVIKGTPERLITHLVEEHSVVDPTYIEDFLLTYRTFVSGPMEVGKKLLDWFQRDTLRDTVTRIVLLWVNNHFNDFEGDTAMTRFLEDFEKLLEATKMKGHLRLLNIACAAKAKWRQITLQKASRDSALHFAVQGGSERGFGIFVESVEDGGRAAQAGLKRGDQIMEINGQNFENISFSKAADILKNNTHLSLTVKTNIFVFKELLSRMAHEKKNGGPHIPKIQEKKGHRFSIQDLPGDMEFATEHKATRKMKANTVSGGRNKIRKMLEKTRFSILPPKPFRGLFGEGGLGQSQDDSVVGTKQCRHSVAIMPVPGSLSSSSPDLLQPASSVLDFSNPAALGLYYIPDQVIRVFKADQQSCYIIIGKDTTAKDVATHAVNEFGLTPAADAFSLCEVSVSPEGVIKQRRLPDQLSKLADRIQLNGRYYLKNNMETETLCSDEDAQELLRESHISLLQLSTMEVAAQLSMRDFELFRNIESTEYVDDLFKLDSGGGQLKRFEEVVNQETFWVATEILKGPNALKRMKTLKHFVKIALHCQECKNFNSMFAIISGLNSPPVARLRGTWEKLPGKYDKLFGDLQDVFDPSRNMAKYRNILSGQSAQPPVIPLFPVVKKDLTFLHEGNDSTVDGLVNFEKLRMIAKEIRHVVRMTSAHMDPALMFRQRSLSQGSTNSNVLDVQGGGHKKRVRRSSLLNAKKLYEDAQMARKVKQYLSNLAVETDEDKHQIMSLQCEPSYATVSKNLSDRRSNKSDASPVSLRSAPLSGKSQNRVSQVLQVQVPLKPLRKRSTAKDVGPPDSSSPRVAKKPPSGSADEWAPERPSEETSASSPPPSPAGSPRKGPPPTGPTAKGQSRSGSSSSSSMTSDGGAKGATPTVFLRAYGIGCAPLPPGRADNLSDSSHSEISSRSSICSVDSVPAPGLEERSNSVGARTSLALSDAGARTSVGVAVSGADGTQPGARTSLAATHYCNADGARGYASRGSAFTSSASTEELTPDLDSVADSGRGSWTSCSSNSHDSFQGPPSAAVGASSCRPWDYGVHGHPLGQRPGPGQGPGQGPGQGPGQGPGQGPGQGPGQAQRSRRSRTSSDSLSDTYEGNYDTVKRRNGAERPRPPDEEGTPGADHAYKMVTSSTEKGLIVYCVTSPTKDERYRAPPPTPPGYQGLALGQVKEASGRPPHLRPPDYSVAMRRSKLLQSPGAAGSLAEARRLAGERPWTRRVDDNDDDAGEEATRYADDGQEDEQVSAV, encoded by the exons ATGAAAACGAGCGGAGCTATGGAGAGTGCTTTCAAAGTAGCGCTGAGGAAGCCGCCCGCCCTGCGGTCGGCAGAG GACCTGCACACCATCTACTGCCACCTCTATCACATGGATGTCCTCTCGCACCTGAGGGAGCACCAGCTCAG GTCCATGTGCACCTCGGTCAGGTACGAGAAACACGAGGCCAACCACATCCTGTTTTT TCCCGACAGCGTGGCCAGCTGCTGGTACATCCTGCTGTCCGGATCCGTCTTCCTCAAGGAGCACATGTACATGGCCCGCTGTTG TTTTGGCAAGCAGCCGGGGGGGCGGCGAGGTTGCGAGTGCATCACCTTGGAGCCCTCCGAAATGATCGTG GTGGACAACGGCGAAAGCCAAGGGGACGACGGCTACCTCCGTCGGGAAGGCTCGCAGCGGCGCTCCCGCCGCCGCTTCCGCAGGATCAACCCCAAGGGCGAGCGGGAGCTCATCACCGACGGCCAAGAAGTCCCGTCCTACAAG CTTCCCGCCGACCTGGACAAGATGCACTTGACGGATCACCCCCACCAGCGGCAGGTGACGCACGTGCCCGCCAGTCAGTCGGGCTGCAGCATCGCCAGCGACTCGGGCAGCAGCAGCCTGTCGGACATCTACCAG GCCACGGAGAGCGAGCAGGGCGACGTGGACCTGTCCGGCCTGCCCGAGGCGCCCGTGGACagcgaggaggaggatgaggaggacgaAGAACTGGAGAGGGCCTCGGACGCCCCGCCGGCTCGCGACCTGGTGCGCGAGTGCCTGGAGAAGGAGCCGGCGGACCGCAACGACGACGACGTCG AGCAATTGCTGGAGTTCATGCACCAGCTGCCGGCCTTCGCCAACATGACCATGTCGGTGCGGCGGGAGCTGTGCGGCGTCATGGTCTTCGAGGTGGTCGAGCGGGCCGGCGCCGTCATTCTGCACGACAAGCAGGAG CTGGACCAGTGGTACGTCATCCTCAACGGGGCGGTGGAGATGGAGCGAGCCGACGGCCGCACGGAAACGCTGTGCATGGGCAACAGCTTCGGCATCTCGGCCTCCTTGGAGAAGCAGTACGTGAACGGCCAGGTCCGCACCAAAGGCGACGACTGCCAG TTGGTGTGCATCGCCCAAGAGGACTACTGGCGCATCCTCAACCACGTGGAGAAAAACACCCacaaggtggaggaggagggcgagattgTCATGGTGAAGGAGCACCGCGAGCTGGACCGCAGCGGCACGTGCAAGGGCCACATTGTCATCAAG GGGACCCCCGAGCGTCTGATCACGCACCTGGTGGAGGAGCATTCGGTGGTGGATCCCACCTACATCGAGGACTTTCTGCTGACCTACCGCACCTTCGTGTCCGGCCCCATGGAGGTGGGCAAGAAGCTCCTGGACTGGTTCCAGAGGGACACGCTCCGAGACACG GTCACGCGGATCGTGCTGCTGTGGGTCAACAACCACTTCAACGACTTTGAGGGGGACACGGCCATGACGCGATTCCTGGAAGATTTTGAGAAGCTGCTGGAAGCCACG AAAATGAAGGGCCACCTGCGGCTGCTCAACATCGCCTGCGCCGCCAAAGCCAAGTGGCGGCAGATCACGCTGCAGAAGGCCTCGCGCGACTCGGCGCTGCACTTTGCCGTCCAGGGCGGCAGCGAGCGCGGCTTCGGCATCTTCGTGGAGTCCGTGGAAGACGGCGGCCGGGCGGCTCAGGCGGGACTCAAGCGCGGAGACCAG ATCATGGAGATCAACGGACAGAACTTTGAGAACATCTCCTTCTCCAAAGCCGCCGACATCCTGAAAAACAACACGCACTTGTCGCTCACGGTCAAGACCAACATATTTG TGTTCAAGGAGCTCCTGAGCCGGATGGCGCACGAAAAAAAGAACGGCGGTCCGCACATTCCCAAGATCCAGGAGAAGAAGGGCCACCGCTTCTCCATCCAGGACCTGCCGGGCGACATGGAGTTTGCCACCGAGCACAAGGCCACGCGTAAGATGAAGGCCAACACGGTGTCGGGCGGCCGCAACAAGATCCGCAAGATGCTGGAGAAGACGCGCTTCAGCATACTGCCGCCCAAGCCCTTCAG GGGCCTGTTTGG CGAGGGCGGATTGGGCCAGTCGCAGGACGACAGCGTGGTGGGCACCAAGCAGTGCCGGCACAGCGTGGCCATCATGCCCGTCCCCGGCAGCTTGTCGTCCAGCAGCCCGGACCTCTTGCAGCCCGCCTCCTCCGTCTTGGACTTCTCCAACCCGGCAG CGCTGGGACTCTACT acatTCCGGACCAAGTGATCCGCGTGTTCAAAGCCGACCAGCAGAGCTGCTACATCATCATCGGCAAGGACACCACGGCCAAGGACGTGGCGACCCACGCCGTCAACGAGTTTGGCCTGACGCCGGCCGCCGACGCCTTCTCGCTGTGCGAGGTGTCGGTCAGCCCCGAGGGCGTCATCAAGCAGCGGCGCCTGCCCGACCAGCTCTCCAAGCTGGCCGACCGCATTCAGCTGAATGGCAG GTACTACCTGAAGAACAACATGGAGACGGAGACGCTGTGTTCGGACGAGGACGCCCAGGAGCTGCTGCGCGAAAGTCACATCTCGCTGCTGCAGCTCAGCACCATGGAGGTGGCCGCCCAGCTCTCCATGCGGGACTTTGAGCTCTTCAGGAACATCGAGTCCACCGAGTACGTGGACGACCTCTTCAAGCTGGACTCGGGCGGAGGGCAGCTCAAGCGCTTCGAGGAGGTGGTCAACCAGGAGACCTTCTGGGTGGCCACCGAGATCCTGAAGGGACCCAACGCCCTCAAGAGGATGAAGACCCTCAAGCACTTTGTCAAGATCGCCCTGCACTGCCAAGAGTGCAAGAACTTCAACTCCATGTTCGCCATCATCAG TGGGCTCAACTCGCCCCCGGTGGCTCGTCTCCGCGGCACCTGGGAGAAGCTGCCCGGCAAGTACGACAAGCTTTTCGGGGACCTGCAGGACGTGTTTGACCCGTCGCGCAACATGGCCAAGTACCGCAACATCCTGAGCGGCCAGAGCGCGCAGCCGCCCGTCATCCCGCTCTTTCCCGTGGTCAAGAAAGACCTCACCTTCCTGCACGAAG GCAACGACTCGACGGTGGACGGCCTGGTCAATTTCGAGAAGCTGCGCATGATCGCCAAAGAGATCCGTCACGTGGTGCGCATGACGTCGGCCCACATGGACCCCGCCCTTATGTTCCGACAACG GTCCCTGAGCCAGGGCAGCACCAATTCCAACGTGCTGGACGTGCAGGGCGGTGGGCACAAGAAGCGCGTGCGGCGCAGCTCGCTGCTCAACGCCAAGAAGCTGTACGAAGACGCGCAGATGGCGCGGAAGGTCAAGCAGTACCTGTCCAACCTGGCGGTGGAAACGGACGAGGACAAGCACCAGATCATGTCGCTGCAGTGCGAGCCCTCCTACGCCACCG TCTCCAAGAACTTGAGCGACCGGCGATCCAACAAGTCGGACGCCTCGCCCGTGTCGCTGCGGTCGGCGCCGCTGTCGGGGAAGAGCCAGAACCGAGTGTCGCAAGTGCTGCAGGTGCAGGTGCCGCTCAAGCCGCTGCGCAAGAGGAGCACGGCCAAAGACGTTGGCCCGCCCG ACTCCAGCTCCCCCCGGGTGGCCAAGAAGCCCCCCTCGGGCTCGGCGGACGAGTGGGCCCCGGAGAGGCCGTCGGAAGAGACCTCGGCCTCGTCCCCGCCCCCCAGCCCCGCCGGGTCGCCGCGCAAAGGCCCGCCTCCCACGGGCCCAACCGCCAAAGGCCAGAGCCGCTCGggctcgtcgtcgtcgtcgtcgatgACCAGCGACGGCGGCGCCAAGGGCGCCACACCCACCGTCTTTCTGCGCGCCTACGGCATAG GTTGCGCCCCGCTGCCCCCGGGCAGAGCCGACAACCTGTCGGACTCCAGTCACAGCGAGATCTCGTCTCGCTCCAGCATCTGCTCCGTGGACTCGGTGCCCGCCCCGGGTCTGGAGGAGCGCTCCAACAGCGTAGGCGCCAGGACGTCGCTCGCGCTCTCCGACGCCGGCGCCAGGACGTCGGTGGGGGTCGCCGTCTCCGGCGCCGACGGCACCCAGCCCGGCGCCAGGACGTCGCTCGCGGCCACGCACTACTGCAACGCCGACGGCGCCAG AGGCTACGCGTCACGGGGCTCCGCCTTCACGTCGTCCGCCTCCACGGAGGAGCTGACGCCCGACCTGGACTCGGTGGCCGACAGCGGGCGCGGCAGCTGGACATCCTGCTCGTCCAATTCCCACGACTCCTTCCAGGGCCCGCCCTCCGCCGCCGTCGGCGCCTCCTCCTGCCGGCCGTGGGACTATGGCGTTCACGGGCACCCGCTTGGTCAGCGGCCGGGTCCCGGGCAGGGTCCCGGGCAGGGTCCCGGGCAGGGTCCCGGGCAGGGTCCCGGGCAGGGTCCCGGTCAGGGGCCGGGCCAAGCCCAGCGCTCGCGGCGGAGCCGGACGTCGTCCGACTCCCTGTCCGACACGTACGAGGGCAATTACGACACGGTCAAGCGGAGGAACGGCGCCGAGCGGCCGCGGCCGCCCGACGAGGAGGGAACGCCCGGCGCCGACCACGCCTACAAAATGGTGACGTCCAGCACGGAGAAAGGTCTCATAG TGTACTGCGTCACCTCCCCCACCAAGGACGAACGTTACCGAGCACCCCCTCCCACCCCTCCAGGCTACCAGGGTCTGGCCCTGGGGCAGGTCAAAGAGGCGTCCGGCAGACCCCCCCACCTCCGACCGCCCGACTACAGCGTGGCCATGCGGAGGAGCAAACTCCTGCAGAGCCCGGGGGCCGCCGGGAGCCTGGCCGAGGCCCGCAGGCTGGCCGGCGAGCGCCCGTGGACCCGCCGCGTGGACGACAACGACGACGACGCCGGCGAGGAAGCGACGCGCTACGCGGACGACGGCCAGGAAG ACGAACAAGTGTCCGCCGTGTAG
- the rapgef6 gene encoding rap guanine nucleotide exchange factor 6 isoform X5 — translation MKTSGAMESAFKVALRKPPALRSAEDLHTIYCHLYHMDVLSHLREHQLRSMCTSVRYEKHEANHILFFPDSVASCWYILLSGSVFLKEHMYMARCCFGKQPGGRRGCECITLEPSEMIVVDNGESQGDDGYLRREGSQRRSRRRFRRINPKGERELITDGQEVPSYKLPADLDKMHLTDHPHQRQVTHVPASQSGCSIASDSGSSSLSDIYQATESEQGDVDLSGLPEAPVDSEEEDEEDEELERASDAPPARDLVRECLEKEPADRNDDDVEQLLEFMHQLPAFANMTMSVRRELCGVMVFEVVERAGAVILHDKQELDQWYVILNGAVEMERADGRTETLCMGNSFGISASLEKQYVNGQVRTKGDDCQLVCIAQEDYWRILNHVEKNTHKVEEEGEIVMVKEHRELDRSGTCKGHIVIKGTPERLITHLVEEHSVVDPTYIEDFLLTYRTFVSGPMEVGKKLLDWFQRDTLRDTVTRIVLLWVNNHFNDFEGDTAMTRFLEDFEKLLEATKMKGHLRLLNIACAAKAKWRQITLQKASRDSALHFAVQGGSERGFGIFVESVEDGGRAAQAGLKRGDQIMEINGQNFENISFSKAADILKNNTHLSLTVKTNIFVFKELLSRMAHEKKNGGPHIPKIQEKKGHRFSIQDLPGDMEFATEHKATRKMKANTVSGGRNKIRKMLEKTRFSILPPKPFSEGGLGQSQDDSVVGTKQCRHSVAIMPVPGSLSSSSPDLLQPASSVLDFSNPADIPDQVIRVFKADQQSCYIIIGKDTTAKDVATHAVNEFGLTPAADAFSLCEVSVSPEGVIKQRRLPDQLSKLADRIQLNGRYYLKNNMETETLCSDEDAQELLRESHISLLQLSTMEVAAQLSMRDFELFRNIESTEYVDDLFKLDSGGGQLKRFEEVVNQETFWVATEILKGPNALKRMKTLKHFVKIALHCQECKNFNSMFAIISGLNSPPVARLRGTWEKLPGKYDKLFGDLQDVFDPSRNMAKYRNILSGQSAQPPVIPLFPVVKKDLTFLHEGNDSTVDGLVNFEKLRMIAKEIRHVVRMTSAHMDPALMFRQRKKRWKSLGSLSQGSTNSNVLDVQGGGHKKRVRRSSLLNAKKLYEDAQMARKVKQYLSNLAVETDEDKHQIMSLQCEPSYATVSKNLSDRRSNKSDASPVSLRSAPLSGKSQNRVSQVLQVQVPLKPLRKRSTAKDVGPPDSSSPRVAKKPPSGSADEWAPERPSEETSASSPPPSPAGSPRKGPPPTGPTAKGQSRSGSSSSSSMTSDGGAKGATPTVFLRAYGIGCAPLPPGRADNLSDSSHSEISSRSSICSVDSVPAPGLEERSNSVGARTSLALSDAGARTSVGVAVSGADGTQPGARTSLAATHYCNADGARGYASRGSAFTSSASTEELTPDLDSVADSGRGSWTSCSSNSHDSFQGPPSAAVGASSCRPWDYGVHGHPLGQRPGPGQGPGQGPGQGPGQGPGQGPGQGPGQAQRSRRSRTSSDSLSDTYEGNYDTVKRRNGAERPRPPDEEGTPGADHAYKMVTSSTEKGLIVYCVTSPTKDERYRAPPPTPPGYQGLALGQVKEASGRPPHLRPPDYSVAMRRSKLLQSPGAAGSLAEARRLAGERPWTRRVDDNDDDAGEEATRYADDGQEDEQVSAV, via the exons ATGAAAACGAGCGGAGCTATGGAGAGTGCTTTCAAAGTAGCGCTGAGGAAGCCGCCCGCCCTGCGGTCGGCAGAG GACCTGCACACCATCTACTGCCACCTCTATCACATGGATGTCCTCTCGCACCTGAGGGAGCACCAGCTCAG GTCCATGTGCACCTCGGTCAGGTACGAGAAACACGAGGCCAACCACATCCTGTTTTT TCCCGACAGCGTGGCCAGCTGCTGGTACATCCTGCTGTCCGGATCCGTCTTCCTCAAGGAGCACATGTACATGGCCCGCTGTTG TTTTGGCAAGCAGCCGGGGGGGCGGCGAGGTTGCGAGTGCATCACCTTGGAGCCCTCCGAAATGATCGTG GTGGACAACGGCGAAAGCCAAGGGGACGACGGCTACCTCCGTCGGGAAGGCTCGCAGCGGCGCTCCCGCCGCCGCTTCCGCAGGATCAACCCCAAGGGCGAGCGGGAGCTCATCACCGACGGCCAAGAAGTCCCGTCCTACAAG CTTCCCGCCGACCTGGACAAGATGCACTTGACGGATCACCCCCACCAGCGGCAGGTGACGCACGTGCCCGCCAGTCAGTCGGGCTGCAGCATCGCCAGCGACTCGGGCAGCAGCAGCCTGTCGGACATCTACCAG GCCACGGAGAGCGAGCAGGGCGACGTGGACCTGTCCGGCCTGCCCGAGGCGCCCGTGGACagcgaggaggaggatgaggaggacgaAGAACTGGAGAGGGCCTCGGACGCCCCGCCGGCTCGCGACCTGGTGCGCGAGTGCCTGGAGAAGGAGCCGGCGGACCGCAACGACGACGACGTCG AGCAATTGCTGGAGTTCATGCACCAGCTGCCGGCCTTCGCCAACATGACCATGTCGGTGCGGCGGGAGCTGTGCGGCGTCATGGTCTTCGAGGTGGTCGAGCGGGCCGGCGCCGTCATTCTGCACGACAAGCAGGAG CTGGACCAGTGGTACGTCATCCTCAACGGGGCGGTGGAGATGGAGCGAGCCGACGGCCGCACGGAAACGCTGTGCATGGGCAACAGCTTCGGCATCTCGGCCTCCTTGGAGAAGCAGTACGTGAACGGCCAGGTCCGCACCAAAGGCGACGACTGCCAG TTGGTGTGCATCGCCCAAGAGGACTACTGGCGCATCCTCAACCACGTGGAGAAAAACACCCacaaggtggaggaggagggcgagattgTCATGGTGAAGGAGCACCGCGAGCTGGACCGCAGCGGCACGTGCAAGGGCCACATTGTCATCAAG GGGACCCCCGAGCGTCTGATCACGCACCTGGTGGAGGAGCATTCGGTGGTGGATCCCACCTACATCGAGGACTTTCTGCTGACCTACCGCACCTTCGTGTCCGGCCCCATGGAGGTGGGCAAGAAGCTCCTGGACTGGTTCCAGAGGGACACGCTCCGAGACACG GTCACGCGGATCGTGCTGCTGTGGGTCAACAACCACTTCAACGACTTTGAGGGGGACACGGCCATGACGCGATTCCTGGAAGATTTTGAGAAGCTGCTGGAAGCCACG AAAATGAAGGGCCACCTGCGGCTGCTCAACATCGCCTGCGCCGCCAAAGCCAAGTGGCGGCAGATCACGCTGCAGAAGGCCTCGCGCGACTCGGCGCTGCACTTTGCCGTCCAGGGCGGCAGCGAGCGCGGCTTCGGCATCTTCGTGGAGTCCGTGGAAGACGGCGGCCGGGCGGCTCAGGCGGGACTCAAGCGCGGAGACCAG ATCATGGAGATCAACGGACAGAACTTTGAGAACATCTCCTTCTCCAAAGCCGCCGACATCCTGAAAAACAACACGCACTTGTCGCTCACGGTCAAGACCAACATATTTG TGTTCAAGGAGCTCCTGAGCCGGATGGCGCACGAAAAAAAGAACGGCGGTCCGCACATTCCCAAGATCCAGGAGAAGAAGGGCCACCGCTTCTCCATCCAGGACCTGCCGGGCGACATGGAGTTTGCCACCGAGCACAAGGCCACGCGTAAGATGAAGGCCAACACGGTGTCGGGCGGCCGCAACAAGATCCGCAAGATGCTGGAGAAGACGCGCTTCAGCATACTGCCGCCCAAGCCCTTCAG CGAGGGCGGATTGGGCCAGTCGCAGGACGACAGCGTGGTGGGCACCAAGCAGTGCCGGCACAGCGTGGCCATCATGCCCGTCCCCGGCAGCTTGTCGTCCAGCAGCCCGGACCTCTTGCAGCCCGCCTCCTCCGTCTTGGACTTCTCCAACCCGGCAG acatTCCGGACCAAGTGATCCGCGTGTTCAAAGCCGACCAGCAGAGCTGCTACATCATCATCGGCAAGGACACCACGGCCAAGGACGTGGCGACCCACGCCGTCAACGAGTTTGGCCTGACGCCGGCCGCCGACGCCTTCTCGCTGTGCGAGGTGTCGGTCAGCCCCGAGGGCGTCATCAAGCAGCGGCGCCTGCCCGACCAGCTCTCCAAGCTGGCCGACCGCATTCAGCTGAATGGCAG GTACTACCTGAAGAACAACATGGAGACGGAGACGCTGTGTTCGGACGAGGACGCCCAGGAGCTGCTGCGCGAAAGTCACATCTCGCTGCTGCAGCTCAGCACCATGGAGGTGGCCGCCCAGCTCTCCATGCGGGACTTTGAGCTCTTCAGGAACATCGAGTCCACCGAGTACGTGGACGACCTCTTCAAGCTGGACTCGGGCGGAGGGCAGCTCAAGCGCTTCGAGGAGGTGGTCAACCAGGAGACCTTCTGGGTGGCCACCGAGATCCTGAAGGGACCCAACGCCCTCAAGAGGATGAAGACCCTCAAGCACTTTGTCAAGATCGCCCTGCACTGCCAAGAGTGCAAGAACTTCAACTCCATGTTCGCCATCATCAG TGGGCTCAACTCGCCCCCGGTGGCTCGTCTCCGCGGCACCTGGGAGAAGCTGCCCGGCAAGTACGACAAGCTTTTCGGGGACCTGCAGGACGTGTTTGACCCGTCGCGCAACATGGCCAAGTACCGCAACATCCTGAGCGGCCAGAGCGCGCAGCCGCCCGTCATCCCGCTCTTTCCCGTGGTCAAGAAAGACCTCACCTTCCTGCACGAAG GCAACGACTCGACGGTGGACGGCCTGGTCAATTTCGAGAAGCTGCGCATGATCGCCAAAGAGATCCGTCACGTGGTGCGCATGACGTCGGCCCACATGGACCCCGCCCTTATGTTCCGACAACG GAAGAAGAGGTGGAAGAGTTTAGG GTCCCTGAGCCAGGGCAGCACCAATTCCAACGTGCTGGACGTGCAGGGCGGTGGGCACAAGAAGCGCGTGCGGCGCAGCTCGCTGCTCAACGCCAAGAAGCTGTACGAAGACGCGCAGATGGCGCGGAAGGTCAAGCAGTACCTGTCCAACCTGGCGGTGGAAACGGACGAGGACAAGCACCAGATCATGTCGCTGCAGTGCGAGCCCTCCTACGCCACCG TCTCCAAGAACTTGAGCGACCGGCGATCCAACAAGTCGGACGCCTCGCCCGTGTCGCTGCGGTCGGCGCCGCTGTCGGGGAAGAGCCAGAACCGAGTGTCGCAAGTGCTGCAGGTGCAGGTGCCGCTCAAGCCGCTGCGCAAGAGGAGCACGGCCAAAGACGTTGGCCCGCCCG ACTCCAGCTCCCCCCGGGTGGCCAAGAAGCCCCCCTCGGGCTCGGCGGACGAGTGGGCCCCGGAGAGGCCGTCGGAAGAGACCTCGGCCTCGTCCCCGCCCCCCAGCCCCGCCGGGTCGCCGCGCAAAGGCCCGCCTCCCACGGGCCCAACCGCCAAAGGCCAGAGCCGCTCGggctcgtcgtcgtcgtcgtcgatgACCAGCGACGGCGGCGCCAAGGGCGCCACACCCACCGTCTTTCTGCGCGCCTACGGCATAG GTTGCGCCCCGCTGCCCCCGGGCAGAGCCGACAACCTGTCGGACTCCAGTCACAGCGAGATCTCGTCTCGCTCCAGCATCTGCTCCGTGGACTCGGTGCCCGCCCCGGGTCTGGAGGAGCGCTCCAACAGCGTAGGCGCCAGGACGTCGCTCGCGCTCTCCGACGCCGGCGCCAGGACGTCGGTGGGGGTCGCCGTCTCCGGCGCCGACGGCACCCAGCCCGGCGCCAGGACGTCGCTCGCGGCCACGCACTACTGCAACGCCGACGGCGCCAG AGGCTACGCGTCACGGGGCTCCGCCTTCACGTCGTCCGCCTCCACGGAGGAGCTGACGCCCGACCTGGACTCGGTGGCCGACAGCGGGCGCGGCAGCTGGACATCCTGCTCGTCCAATTCCCACGACTCCTTCCAGGGCCCGCCCTCCGCCGCCGTCGGCGCCTCCTCCTGCCGGCCGTGGGACTATGGCGTTCACGGGCACCCGCTTGGTCAGCGGCCGGGTCCCGGGCAGGGTCCCGGGCAGGGTCCCGGGCAGGGTCCCGGGCAGGGTCCCGGGCAGGGTCCCGGTCAGGGGCCGGGCCAAGCCCAGCGCTCGCGGCGGAGCCGGACGTCGTCCGACTCCCTGTCCGACACGTACGAGGGCAATTACGACACGGTCAAGCGGAGGAACGGCGCCGAGCGGCCGCGGCCGCCCGACGAGGAGGGAACGCCCGGCGCCGACCACGCCTACAAAATGGTGACGTCCAGCACGGAGAAAGGTCTCATAG TGTACTGCGTCACCTCCCCCACCAAGGACGAACGTTACCGAGCACCCCCTCCCACCCCTCCAGGCTACCAGGGTCTGGCCCTGGGGCAGGTCAAAGAGGCGTCCGGCAGACCCCCCCACCTCCGACCGCCCGACTACAGCGTGGCCATGCGGAGGAGCAAACTCCTGCAGAGCCCGGGGGCCGCCGGGAGCCTGGCCGAGGCCCGCAGGCTGGCCGGCGAGCGCCCGTGGACCCGCCGCGTGGACGACAACGACGACGACGCCGGCGAGGAAGCGACGCGCTACGCGGACGACGGCCAGGAAG ACGAACAAGTGTCCGCCGTGTAG